From Butyricimonas paravirosa, one genomic window encodes:
- the nhaC gene encoding Na+/H+ antiporter NhaC, with amino-acid sequence MKSPSLLLSITPILILIGFLFLNVIYFDDLLGGANQIALMITSTISGIIAGFHHVKWNTIQNKILSMINSAMPAILILLLIGALSGTWMLSGVIPTMIYYGIKLMSPSFFLIASVIICSIVSVATGSSWSTIATVGVAIIGIGNAFNMNPSIVAGAVISGAYFGDKMSPLSDTTNLASAIAGTDIFTHIRYLLYTTTPTYIITLIIFGIIGLWYHNTGNITDTDSILSGIGNTFHVSPWLFLVPVLLAFIIIKKVPPVPAMLAGIGLGILFALIFQGQLLNKLIQEEHFSNTYQLVVQTIFGKMELSTGSPNIDALLSTRGMEGMLNTVWLIIMAMIFSGVMEAGGFLKRISEVLLSFVKNDTSLVSTTISTCILFNITSCDQYLSIVVPGKMTQNIYKNRGLKPEVLSRALEDSATVTSVLIPWNTCGATQAKVLGVATLDYLPYCFFNLISPIMNIFITSINYKIRRFPPFYPKSNS; translated from the coding sequence ATGAAATCTCCATCCTTGTTGTTATCCATCACGCCGATTCTTATTCTGATCGGTTTCCTGTTCCTAAACGTGATCTACTTTGATGATCTTTTGGGTGGAGCTAATCAAATCGCTCTCATGATCACGTCAACGATAAGTGGCATCATCGCAGGCTTTCACCACGTGAAATGGAATACCATACAAAATAAAATACTAAGCATGATCAATTCCGCCATGCCTGCCATCCTGATTTTACTACTTATCGGGGCATTAAGTGGTACATGGATGCTCAGTGGAGTGATCCCAACCATGATTTATTATGGAATTAAACTCATGTCACCCTCTTTCTTTCTGATCGCCTCCGTTATTATATGTAGTATCGTTTCCGTTGCCACGGGTAGCTCCTGGTCAACCATTGCCACCGTGGGCGTTGCTATTATCGGAATCGGTAATGCTTTCAACATGAATCCCAGCATCGTTGCCGGAGCTGTCATTTCCGGTGCTTATTTCGGGGACAAGATGTCACCCCTCTCGGACACCACAAATTTAGCCTCCGCCATTGCAGGAACAGACATATTCACACATATTCGTTACCTACTATACACCACGACACCCACGTACATAATTACCTTAATTATATTCGGGATCATCGGACTCTGGTACCACAACACCGGAAATATCACGGATACCGATTCCATTCTTTCAGGGATCGGGAACACGTTCCATGTTTCCCCGTGGCTATTCCTCGTTCCCGTTTTATTGGCTTTCATTATTATCAAGAAAGTTCCACCAGTCCCTGCCATGCTCGCTGGCATCGGGCTCGGCATACTCTTTGCCTTGATCTTTCAAGGCCAATTGCTAAATAAACTCATACAGGAAGAACATTTCTCTAATACCTACCAGCTTGTCGTGCAAACAATATTCGGGAAAATGGAACTTTCAACAGGCTCACCCAACATTGATGCATTACTATCGACCCGGGGTATGGAAGGGATGCTAAACACGGTTTGGCTTATCATCATGGCCATGATATTCAGCGGGGTAATGGAAGCTGGCGGCTTTTTAAAAAGGATTAGCGAAGTCTTACTTTCATTTGTCAAAAACGATACTTCGCTGGTATCCACAACCATCTCGACATGTATCCTGTTCAACATTACTTCCTGTGATCAATACCTTTCCATCGTGGTTCCGGGGAAAATGACTCAAAATATCTATAAAAACAGGGGATTAAAGCCGGAAGTACTAAGCCGTGCCCTTGAAGATTCTGCCACAGTCACGTCCGTTTTAATCCCTTGGAATACTTGTGGAGCCACCCAAGCTAAAGTTTTGGGAGTTGCCACGTTAGATTATCTTCCCTACTGTTTTTTCAATCTAATTAGTCCTATCATGAATATCTTCATCACTTCTATCAATTACAAAATCCGTCGTTTTCCTCCTTTTTACCCCAAAAGCAACTCTTAA
- a CDS encoding energy transducer TonB: MTLKPFYAKLKSLAKLPIGLVSVFLIFNTHTAISQIQDKQTVQDSTEDNQIHFLVQEMPVFPGNLNTWIYNNIRYPETAKEKKLEGKVYVRFVIEKDGAISNVKVIRGVSPELDNEAKAVIASMPKWEPGKQNGSPVRVSYTVPVYFALKSTSPSVERRTFDRYLKVLNAEEEKLKNGLDSVPQASFDMYRLYLKKRYGSDKAVYKGIITSAREQQQSSEIMLSIVMPTMSLPVSDKNKILQFYKEEWDEQIRLIDSLPTEDFTSEYVRITPRFRANTTLREIKIRDYLGEKKFKRYVEDCIFNPGKLIRAIIANPFVGKWEKIRENGVETKQLLQKEYFDDFTFSCSNGVNGTYKIAHGQFLSEHAPSVKIKDIVESSAHYQYDANNRILVLTGEAKLKLADGTHKNVQVKETWRRIE; the protein is encoded by the coding sequence ATGACATTAAAACCATTCTATGCTAAATTAAAATCCCTCGCCAAATTACCAATCGGATTGGTGAGTGTTTTTCTTATTTTTAATACGCATACGGCAATTAGCCAAATTCAAGATAAACAAACTGTTCAAGACTCCACGGAAGACAACCAAATCCATTTCCTCGTCCAAGAAATGCCTGTATTCCCAGGTAATCTAAATACATGGATATACAACAATATACGCTACCCGGAAACTGCCAAGGAGAAAAAACTCGAAGGGAAAGTGTATGTCAGATTCGTTATTGAAAAGGATGGAGCCATCAGCAATGTCAAAGTTATTCGGGGTGTTTCTCCCGAACTAGACAACGAGGCGAAAGCAGTTATCGCCTCTATGCCGAAGTGGGAACCGGGAAAACAAAACGGCTCTCCCGTGCGTGTTTCATACACGGTCCCTGTCTATTTTGCTTTAAAAAGTACCTCCCCTAGCGTAGAAAGAAGAACTTTCGACAGATACTTGAAAGTATTGAATGCTGAAGAAGAAAAATTGAAAAACGGACTTGACTCGGTTCCTCAAGCTTCTTTCGATATGTATCGCCTCTATCTGAAAAAACGTTACGGATCAGATAAGGCCGTTTATAAAGGAATCATCACTTCCGCCCGAGAACAACAACAGTCCTCGGAAATCATGTTAAGCATCGTCATGCCCACCATGTCCCTTCCCGTCAGCGATAAAAACAAAATACTACAATTCTATAAAGAAGAATGGGACGAACAAATCCGGCTTATAGATAGCCTACCAACAGAAGATTTCACTTCGGAGTATGTACGGATCACCCCTCGTTTCAGAGCAAACACGACCCTACGAGAAATCAAAATCCGGGATTATCTGGGAGAGAAGAAGTTCAAAAGATACGTCGAAGACTGTATTTTCAATCCCGGAAAACTCATTCGGGCTATTATTGCCAACCCGTTTGTTGGTAAATGGGAAAAAATAAGAGAAAATGGGGTTGAAACGAAACAACTCTTACAAAAAGAATATTTCGACGACTTCACGTTCAGTTGTTCTAACGGGGTCAACGGGACCTACAAGATTGCCCACGGACAATTTTTATCGGAACACGCCCCTTCTGTGAAAATAAAAGACATCGTGGAATCCTCTGCTCATTACCAATATGATGCAAACAACCGGATTCTTGTCCTCACAGGCGAAGCAAAACTAAAATTAGCAGATGGAACCCACAAAAACGTTCAAGTCAAGGAAACGTGGCGTAGGATAGAGTAA
- the frr gene encoding ribosome recycling factor, which produces MNEEVQFYLDEAKERMEAALSHLESELSKIRAGRANPKILQDVLVDYYGSPTPLSQVANISTPDPRTIAVQPWEKSMISPIERAIMNANLGLNPDNNGEIIRINIPPLTEERRRDLVKQSKGEMETAKVSIRNARRDVIEQVKKMVKDGLPEDMSKDAEAIAQKMTDEYGKKADEYFAKKEKDIMTI; this is translated from the coding sequence ATGAACGAGGAAGTACAATTTTATCTCGACGAAGCAAAAGAGAGAATGGAAGCTGCTCTGAGTCACCTGGAATCAGAACTTAGTAAAATCAGAGCGGGAAGAGCCAACCCGAAAATCTTACAAGACGTGCTGGTTGACTATTATGGTAGTCCTACCCCGTTATCACAAGTAGCCAATATTTCAACCCCAGATCCGAGAACAATTGCAGTTCAACCTTGGGAAAAAAGTATGATCTCTCCCATTGAAAGAGCAATCATGAACGCTAATCTCGGCTTGAACCCGGATAACAACGGAGAAATTATTCGTATAAATATCCCGCCTCTGACAGAAGAGCGCAGACGCGACCTTGTAAAACAAAGTAAAGGCGAGATGGAAACAGCGAAAGTAAGTATCCGCAACGCCCGCCGGGATGTCATTGAGCAAGTGAAAAAAATGGTAAAAGACGGACTTCCGGAAGATATGTCCAAAGATGCTGAAGCCATCGCTCAAAAAATGACAGACGAGTACGGCAAGAAAGCCGATGAATACTTTGCGAAGAAAGAAAAAGACATCATGACAATCTAA
- a CDS encoding pyridoxamine 5'-phosphate oxidase family protein has protein sequence MFREMRRKKQMLSLEECVAVLDNGTSGVLAVDGDNDYPYAVPLSYVYCDSKIFFHCARSGHKLDAIARNEKVSFCVIEADQVMPQEYTTYFRSVIVFGKARVLEDDMEKRMALEILAAKYTPDDERGRMQEIDKLFGQVSMIELTIEHMTGKEAIELVRMKP, from the coding sequence ATGTTTAGGGAGATGCGACGTAAAAAGCAGATGCTGTCATTGGAGGAATGTGTTGCCGTGTTGGATAACGGGACATCAGGGGTATTGGCTGTTGACGGTGATAATGACTATCCTTATGCGGTCCCGCTTAGTTACGTGTATTGTGATTCTAAGATCTTTTTTCATTGTGCCCGAAGTGGGCATAAATTAGATGCTATTGCGAGAAATGAGAAGGTTTCTTTTTGTGTTATCGAGGCAGATCAAGTGATGCCTCAAGAGTACACGACTTATTTTCGGAGTGTTATTGTTTTCGGGAAAGCACGTGTTCTGGAAGATGATATGGAAAAGAGAATGGCTCTTGAGATATTGGCAGCAAAATATACCCCGGATGACGAACGTGGACGTATGCAGGAGATTGATAAATTGTTTGGCCAAGTGAGTATGATTGAATTAACTATCGAACATATGACGGGCAAAGAAGCTATTGAATTGGTTCGGATGAAACCGTAA
- the kdsB gene encoding 3-deoxy-manno-octulosonate cytidylyltransferase translates to MAIEENSLILIPARYASTRFPGKPLVDIAGKPMIQHVYEKAAVVSDHVYVATDDKRIYDAVLAFGGCAVMTSDAHRSGTDRCYEAYTKVKEMLQCNFDVVVNVQGDEPFIIPEQIESLIACFEDPAVQIATLAKPFEKNDEIFDPNKVKVVFSANHTALYFSRNPIPYCRGVERADWLAKTPFYKHVGMYAYRPEILKAVTSIPQGVLEQAESLEQLRWLENGYTIAVSITNHESIGIDTPEDLEKLKELIQ, encoded by the coding sequence ATGGCGATAGAAGAGAATTCATTGATATTGATTCCGGCCCGTTATGCTTCCACCCGTTTTCCTGGGAAACCGCTGGTGGATATTGCCGGAAAACCTATGATTCAACACGTGTATGAGAAGGCTGCGGTTGTTTCTGATCACGTATACGTGGCGACGGATGACAAGCGTATATATGATGCCGTGCTTGCTTTTGGTGGGTGTGCGGTAATGACTTCCGATGCGCATCGGAGTGGAACGGATCGGTGTTACGAGGCGTACACGAAAGTCAAAGAGATGTTGCAGTGCAATTTTGACGTGGTGGTTAACGTGCAGGGAGACGAGCCTTTTATTATCCCGGAGCAGATCGAATCGTTGATTGCGTGCTTTGAAGATCCTGCCGTGCAGATTGCCACGTTGGCCAAGCCTTTCGAGAAAAATGATGAGATTTTTGACCCGAATAAAGTGAAGGTAGTGTTTTCCGCCAATCATACTGCTCTTTATTTTAGTCGAAATCCGATTCCTTATTGCAGGGGCGTGGAGCGTGCAGATTGGCTGGCTAAAACCCCGTTTTATAAACACGTGGGGATGTACGCTTATCGTCCGGAAATTCTGAAGGCGGTGACTTCTATCCCGCAGGGTGTTCTGGAACAGGCGGAATCTTTGGAACAATTACGATGGTTGGAGAATGGTTACACGATTGCTGTCAGTATCACGAATCATGAATCAATAGGGATTGATACCCCGGAAGACTTGGAGAAATTGAAGGAGTTAATTCAATAA